Proteins encoded within one genomic window of Equus caballus isolate H_3958 breed thoroughbred chromosome 20, TB-T2T, whole genome shotgun sequence:
- the MDC1 gene encoding mediator of DNA damage checkpoint protein 1 isoform X27: MMEDTQAINWEVEEEEETERPSESLGCSLAPVGRLRIFSSAHGPEKDFPLYLGKNVVGRMPDCSVALPFPSISKQHAVIEILAWGKAPILRDSGSLNGTQILRPPKVLSPGVSHRLRDQELILFADLLCQYHRLDAPLPFVSRGPLTVEETPKVQGGTHPRGLLLAEDSEEEVDPLSERHVVKEPRTTSSSLATVVPESDEEGPSPAPGGPGPPFAFNLDSDTDEEESQQPATGEAFSAAMTDATVETEPPKAITTEIQLEKDQCSVEERDNATKVKRDARNEVVPVGVILERTQPAEEDSDTDVDDESRPPGRPAEVHLESAQPSGFMDSDTDVEEEGIPTTPAVVPMKKRQVFHGDDAKSPGAPGLANLQESPAGSDTDVEEGEALLTVPLERSQASMVIDSNTDDEEEVSAALTLARLKESRTLTWHRDTDVEEDKAQPVVLLEQSQTSARRDSDTDVEEEGPPVEKRGTVPKDCTDKAHSEKSQPPLGDSDIEMEEDKSSPAVHLERSEASATVDVNTQVKEEVLPGPAVTPLEKHQVPVAWTNQTDVEADRGPAKLPMVCLEEAQPPPVGDCEITSLNASAVTDVRKSQFPTGGDAGTEWAVAVLEQERAPEAGAQGGSPVALVEQGLLPVSRENLTDLVVDTGTPGEPTQPRREGAQTPKEGKREPRMDGTKDSADARDVLKAEKSTIKVPAYSVSDSEDLDLQATQCFVEKEGQSLEVQSTEDEPTQAFLLSPPQEPGPSRCSFQAEEKNAILSQTYGATSLASFLKRLPRELLYEGALDELWEVLATQPYCPRESEASETQPIAAHLEAHGSCPSPPRATPGEQHPESPVHAEPLGIQGRGMQTVEKDMDHLNCKMPPAEKASRGDQESPEACLPPAVTEASAPLQNPLMSQSQKHPTPQPLPSLELPIPRARQNGSQGAPEIPPSELEPLHPKPKVRPRGSSRMLPSPVSSIAPESHPTTPTDQPVSPEPTSRATRSRTYRSSEMTPAPVVPTAPELQSSTSKDQPVTAKLTSRATRGRTHRSSVKSPEPVVPTAPELQPSTSKDQPVTPEPTSRGRTHRSSVKAPEQVVPTAPELQPSTSKDQSVIPTPTSRATRGRTHRSSVKTPEPVVPTAPEFQPPTPTDQPVTLELISRATRGRTHRASVKTPEPVVPTAPELQPPTSKDQSGILTPTSRATRGRTHRFSVKSPEPIVPIAPELQPSTPTDQSVASEPTSGTTQGRTHRSSVKTPELVVPTGPEFQPSTSINQLVTPKPTSQPRTHRSSVKTPEPIVPTTSELQPSTPTDQPVTPKPTSRATRGRKHRSVNTSEPIVPTAPELQPSTPTDKPVTRKPTSRATRGRTHRSSVKTPEPIVPTAPELQPSTPTDKPVTCKPTSRATRGRKHRSSVKTPKPIVPTASQLQPSTPTDQSVTPESTTQDIRGRKHRSSVKTPQPMEPTAPGHEPPSHTDQPVTPEAIAPASQSRTLRTSIISAVPVPTTPEFRSPVPTDQPIPPETIPQANCSRRPRATRKQGSPTAPIVHEPCSAPPEPNSRNQRRRAVRAAESLTTIPEPAFAQLPEAPTHAPHIEKVEAAGTSGFTPEPQRKASQSHKRPLATLDLPPLQKRLQRGKVSQKTAFLQEEEDDPTERPGKKEVVVMPGPGKRKRDQAEEEGILSRSLRRTKPNQESTAPKVLFTGVVDVRGERAVLALGGSLASSVAEASHLVTDRIRRTVKFLCALGRGIPILSLDWLHQSRKAGCFLPPDEYVVTDPEQEENFGFSLRDALSRARERRLLEGYEIHVTPGVQPPPLQMGEIISCCGGTVLPSMPRSYKPQRVVITCSQDFPRCAIPSRVGLPILSPEFLLTGVLKQEAKPEAFVLSALEMSST; encoded by the exons ATGATGGAGGACACCCAGGCTATTAACTGGGAGgttgaagaagaggaggagacagagagacccaGTGAATCCTTGGGGTGTAGCTTGGCGCCCGTAGGGCGACTGCGTATCTTCAGTAGTGCCCATGGACCAGAAAAAG ATTTCCCACTCTACCTCGGGAAGAATGTGGTAGGCCGAATGCCTGATTGCTCTGTGGCCCTGCCCTTTCCATCCATCTCCAAACAACATGCAGTGATTGAAATCCTGGCCTGGGGCAAGGCACCTATCCTCCGGGATTCTGGGAGCCTCAATGGGACTCAAATCCTGAGGCCTCCTAAGGTCCTGAGCCCTGGGGTGAGTCATCGTCTGAGAGACCAGGAGTTAATTCTCTTTGCTGACTTGCTCTGCCAGTACCATCGCCTGGATGCCCCCCTGCCCTTTGTCTCTCGGGGCCCTCTAACTGTAGAGGAGACACCCAAGGTACAGGGAGGAACTCATCCCCGGGGGCTCCTGTTGGCTGAGGACTCAGAGGAGGAAGTAG ATCCTCTTTCTGAAAGGCATGTGGTGAAAGAACCAAGGACCACATCTTCTTCTTTGGCAACAGTAGTTCCAGAGAG TGATGAAGAGGGGCCTTCCCCTGCCCCAGGTGGCCCTGGGCCACCTTTTGCCTTCAACTTGGACAGTGACACAGATGAGGAAGAAAGTCAGCAACCAGCAACAGGGGAGGCCTTCTCAGCTGCCATGACAGATGCCACTGTAGAGACAGAACCGCCTAAAGCCATCACAACTGAAATCCAGCTTGAAAAGGATCAGTGTTCAGTGGAGGAAAGGGACAATGCCACAAAAGTCAAGAGGGATGCAAGGAATGAAGTGGTTCCAGTTGGAGTGATTCTGGAGAGGACCCAACCTGCTGAGGAGGACAGTGACACAGATGTGGATGATGAGAGCAGGCCTCCAGGAAGGCCAGCCGAAGTCCATTTGGAAAGTGCCCAGCCTTCTGGCTTCATGGACAGTGATACTGATGTGGAAGAAGAGGGGATCCCCACGACCCCAGCTGTAGTTCCTATGAAGAAGAGGCAAGTCTTCCATGGAGATGATGCAAAGAGTCCTGGGGCACCTGGCTTGGCGAATCTGCAGGAGAGCCCAGCTGGTAGTGATACAGATGTGGAGGAGGGCGAGGCCCTACTAACGGTCCCTCTGGAGAGAAGCCAAGCCTCCATGGTGATCGATAGCAATACAGATGATGAGGAAGAAGTCTCAGCAGCACTCACTTTGGCACGTCTGAAAGAGAGCCGAACCCTTACCTGGCACAGAGATACAGATGTGGAAGAGGACAAGGCCCAACCTGTGGTCCTTCTGGAGCAAAGCCAAACCTCCGCCAGGAGAGACAGTGACAcagatgtggaggaggaggggccccCAGTGGAAAAGAGAGGCACTGTCCCCAAGGATTGCACAGACAAAGCACATTCAGAAAAGAGCCAGCCTCCTCTTGGGGACAGTGATATAGAGATGGAGGAAGATAAGAGCTCACCTGCAGTCCACCTGGAGAGAAGTGAAGCCTCTGCCACAGTGGACGTCAACACACAAGTGAAGGAGGAAGTCCTACCAGGGCCAGCTGTTACACCTCTGGAGAAGCATCAGGTGCCTGTGGCGTGGACAAATCAAACAGATGTGGAAGCAGACAGGGGCCCAGCAAAGCTGCCTATGGTGTGTCTAGAGGAAGCCCAGCCTCCTCCAGTTGGGGACTGTGAGATCACATCCTTAAATGCCTCAGCAGTGACAGATGTAAGAAAGAGCCAGTTTCCCACAGGAGGGGATGCTGGGACGGAATGGGCTGTGGCTGTTCTTGAGCAGGAGAGAGCTCCTGAGGCGGGGGCCCAGGGTGGGTCACCTGTGGCACTAGTGGAGCAGGGCCTTCTCCCTGTCTCAAGGGAAAACCTAACAGATCTGGTGGTGGACACAGGCACTCCAGGGGAACCCACCCAGCCACGGAGAGAGGGAGCCCAGACCcccaaagaagggaagagagaaccACGTATGGATGGGACCAAGGACTCTGCAGATGCCCGTGATG ttctaaaggctgagaagtccacgaTCAAGGTGCCAGCgtattcagtgtctg ATTCTGAAGATCTAGACCTACAGGCTACCCAGTGCTTTGTGGAGAAAGAGGGTCAGAGCCTGGAAG TCCAGAGCACGGAGGATGAACCTACCCAGGCCTTCCTGTTAAGTCCACCCCAAGAGCCTGGCCCTTCCCGTTGCAGCTTCCAGGCCGAAG aaaaaaatgccATATTAAGTCAGACCTATGGAGCAACTAGTCTAGCATCGTTTTTAAAGAGGCTACCGAGAGAGCTTTTATATGAAG GTGCCCTGGATGAGCTGTGGGAGGTCTTGGCTACACAGCCATACTGTCCAAGAGAATCTGAGGCCTCTGAGACCCAGCCCATTGCCGCCCACCTTGAGGCCCATGGATCTTGCCCCTCACCACCTAGGGCAACACCAGGAGAACAACATCCAGAGAGCCCAGTTCATGCAGAGCCACTGGGGATTCAAGGAAGAGGGATGCAGACTGTGGAGAAAGACATGG ACCACTTGAATTGCAAGATGCCACCTGCTGAGAAGGCTTCTAGG GGTGATCAGGAATCCCCAGAGGCGTGTCTGCCTCCTGCAGTGACTGAAGCCTCAGCCCCACTCCAAAACCCCCTCATGTCTCAGAGCCAAAAACATCCTACACCTCAGCCTCTGCCTTCCTTAGAGCTGCCCATTCCCAGGGCCAGGCAAAATGGGAGTCAGGGAGCCCCAGAGATTCCTCCCTCAGAGCTGGAGCCTCTGCATCCAAAACCCAAAGTCAGGCCCCGGGGGTCCTCCAGGATGTTACCCTCTCCAGTGTCTTCTATAGCCCCTGAGTCCCACCCTACCACCCCCACAGACCAGCCTGTCAGCCCTGAGCCCACATCTCGGGCCACTCGGAGCAGAACATACAGGTCTTCTGAAATGACCCCTGCACCAGTTGTCCCCACAGCACCTGAGCTGCAATCTTCCACCTCCAAAGACCAGCCTGTCACCGCTAAGCTCACATCTCGGGCCACTCGGGGAAGGACACATAGGTCCTCTGTCAAGTCCCCTGAACCAGTTGTCCCCACAGCCCCTGAGCTCCAGCCTTCCACCTCTAAAGACCAGCCTGTCACTCCTGAGCCCACATCTCGGGGCAGGACACATAGATCTTCTGTCAAGGCCCCTGAGCAAGTTGTCCCTACAGCTCCTGAGCTGCAACCTTCCACCTCCAAAGACCAGTCTGTCATCCCCACACCCACATCCCGGGCCACTCGGGGCAGGACACATAGGTCCTCTGTCAAGACCCCTGAACCAGTTGTCCCCACAGCCCCTGAGTTCCAGCCTCCTACCCCCACAGACCAACCTGTCACTCTTGAGCTCATATCTCGGGCCACTCGGGGCAGAACACACAGAGCCTCTGTGAAGACTCCTGAACCAGTTGTCCccacagctcctgagctgcagcctcCCACCTCCAAAGACCAGTCTGGCATCTTAACACCCACATCTCGGGCCACTCGGGGCAGAACACATAGGTTCTCTGTCAAGTCCCCTGAACCAATTGTCCCCATAGCCCCTGAGCTTCAGCCTTCTACCCCCACAGACCAATCTGTCGCTAGTGAGCCCACATCTGGCACCACTCAGGGCAGGACACATAGGTCTTCTGTCAAGACCCCTGAACTAGTTGTACCCACAGGTCCTGAGTTCCAGCCTTCCACTTCCATAAACCAACTTGTCACCCCCAAACCCACATCTCAGCCAAGGACACATAGGTCTTCTGTCAAGACCCCCGAACCAATTGTTCCCACAACCTCAGAGCTCCAGCCTTCCACCCCCACAGACCAACCTGTCACCCCCAAACCCACATCCCGGGCCACTCGGGGCAGAAAACATAGGTCTGTCAACACCTCTGAACCGATTGTCCCCACAGCCCCTGAGCTCCAGCCTTCCACCCCCACAGACAAACCTGTCACCCGCAAGCCCACATCTCGGGCCACTCGGGGCAGAACACATAGGTCTTCTGTCAAGACACCCGAACCAATTGTCCCCACAGCCCCTGAGCTCCAGCCTTCTACCCCCACAGACAAACCTGTCACCTGCAAACCCACATCTCGGGCCACTCGGGGCAGAAAACATAGGTCTTCTGTCAAGACCCCCAAACCAATTGTCCCCACAGCCTCACAGCTCCAGCCTTCCACCCCGACAGACCAATCTGTTACCCCTGAGTCCACAACTCAGGACATTCGGGGCAGAAAACATAGGTCCTCTGTCAAGACTCCCCAACCAATGGAACCCACAGCCCCTGGCCATGAACCTCCCAGCCATACAGACCAGCCTGTCACCCCTGAAGCCATAGCTCCGGCTAGTCAGAGCAGGACACTAAGGACTTCTATAATAAGTGCTGTGCCAGTTCCTACCACCCCTGAATTCCGGTCTCCTGTCCCCACAGACCAGCCTATTCCCCCTGAGACCATCCCTCAAGCCAATTGCAGCAGGAGGCCAAGGGCCACTAGGAAGCAGGGGTCCCCCACAGCTCCCATTGTCCATGAACCCTGCTCTGCACCCCCTGAACCTAACTCGAGGAACCAAAGACGAAGAGCAGTGAGAGCAGCTGAGTCCCTTACAACCATTCCTGAGCCTGCCTTTGCCCAGCTTCCTGAGGCGCCCACTCATGCTCCCCACATCGAAAAGGTAGAGGCAGCAGGTACATCTGGGTTCACCCCAGAGCCCCAGCGTAAGGCCTCTCAAAGCCACAAGAGGCCTTTAGCTACCCTGGATTTACCCCCACTTCAAAAACGGCTCCAAAGAGGGAAAGTCTCCCAGAAGACAGCGTTCctccaggaagaggaagatgatCCCACAGAGAGACCAGGGAAGAAAGAG GTTGTAGTGATGCCAGgaccaggcaagagaaagagagaccaagCAGAAGAAGAGGGAATACTGAGCCGCAGCCTCCGAAGAACCAAACCTAATCAAGAGTCCACAGCCCCcaaa GTGCTCTTCACAGGAGTGGTGGATGTTCGAGGAGAGCGGGCAGTACTGGCCCTGGGGGGAAGTCTGGCCAGCTCAGTGGCAGAGGCTTCCCACCTGGTGACTGATCGAATCCGCCGGACGGTCAAGTTCCTGTGTGCCCTGGGGCGGGGGATCCCCATCCTCTCCCTGGACTGGCTGCACCAG TCCCGCAAAGCTGGTTGCTTCTTGCCACCGGATGAATACGTGGTGACCGATCCTGAGCAGGAAGAGAACTTTGGCTTCAGCCTTCGGGATGCTCTGAGCCGAGCTCGGGAGCGAAGGCTGCTGGAG GGCTATGAGATTCATGTGACCCCTGGAGTCCAGCCACCTCCACTTCAGATGGGAGAGATCATCAGCTGCTGTGGAGGCACTGTCCTACCCAGCATGCCCCGGTCCTATAAG CCTCAGAGAGTTGTGATCACATGCTCCCAGGACTTCCCCCGATGCGCCATTCCATCTCGGGTCGGGCTGCCCATCCTCTCACCTGAGTTCCTGCTGACAGGAGTGCTGAAGCAGGAAGCCAAGCCAGAGGCCTTCGTCCTCTCCGCTTTGGAAATGTCATCCACCTGA
- the MDC1 gene encoding mediator of DNA damage checkpoint protein 1 isoform X25 — MMMEDTQAINWEVEEEEETERPSESLGCSLAPVGRLRIFSSAHGPEKDFPLYLGKNVVGRMPDCSVALPFPSISKQHAVIEILAWGKAPILRDSGSLNGTQILRPPKVLSPGVSHRLRDQELILFADLLCQYHRLDAPLPFVSRGPLTVEETPKVQGGTHPRGLLLAEDSEEEVDPLSERHVVKEPRTTSSSLATVVPESDEEGPSPAPGGPGPPFAFNLDSDTDEEESQQPATGEAFSAAMTDATVETEPPKAITTEIQLEKDQCSVEERDNATKVKRDARNEVVPVGVILERTQPAEEDSDTDVDDESRPPGRPAEVHLESAQPSGFMDSDTDVEEEGIPTTPAVVPMKKRQVFHGDDAKSPGAPGLANLQESPAGSDTDVEEGEALLTVPLERSQASMVIDSNTDDEEEVSAALTLARLKESRTLTWHRDTDVEEDKAQPVVLLEQSQTSARRDSDTDVEEEGPPVEKRGTVPKDCTDKAHSEKSQPPLGDSDIEMEEDKSSPAVHLERSEASATVDVNTQVKEEVLPGPAVTPLEKHQVPVAWTNQTDVEADRGPAKLPMVCLEEAQPPPVGDCEITSLNASAVTDVRKSQFPTGGDAGTEWAVAVLEQERAPEAGAQGGSPVALVEQGLLPVSRENLTDLVVDTGTPGEPTQPRREGAQTPKEGKREPRMDGTKDSADARDVLKAEKSTIKVPAYSVSDSEDLDLQATQCFVEKEGQSLEAVQSTEDEPTQAFLLSPPQEPGPSRCSFQAEEKNAILSQTYGATSLASFLKRLPRELLYEGALDELWEVLATQPYCPRESEASETQPIAAHLEAHGSCPSPPRATPGEQHPESPVHAEPLGIQGRGMQTVEKDMDHLNCKMPPAEKASRGDQESPEACLPPAVTEASAPLQNPLMSQSQKHPTPQPLPSLELPIPRARQNGSQGAPEIPPSELEPLHPKPKVRPRGSSRMLPSPVSSIAPESHPTTPTDQPVSPEPTSRATRSRTYRSSEMTPAPVVPTAPELQSSTSKDQPVTAKLTSRATRGRTHRSSVKSPEPVVPTAPELQPSTSKDQPVTPEPTSRGRTHRSSVKAPEQVVPTAPELQPSTSKDQSVIPTPTSRATRGRTHRSSVKTPEPVVPTAPEFQPPTPTDQPVTLELISRATRGRTHRASVKTPEPVVPTAPELQPPTSKDQSGILTPTSRATRGRTHRFSVKSPEPIVPIAPELQPSTPTDQSVASEPTSGTTQGRTHRSSVKTPELVVPTGPEFQPSTSINQLVTPKPTSQPRTHRSSVKTPEPIVPTTSELQPSTPTDQPVTPKPTSRATRGRKHRSVNTSEPIVPTAPELQPSTPTDKPVTRKPTSRATRGRTHRSSVKTPEPIVPTAPELQPSTPTDKPVTCKPTSRATRGRKHRSSVKTPKPIVPTASQLQPSTPTDQSVTPESTTQDIRGRKHRSSVKTPQPMEPTAPGHEPPSHTDQPVTPEAIAPASQSRTLRTSIISAVPVPTTPEFRSPVPTDQPIPPETIPQANCSRRPRATRKQGSPTAPIVHEPCSAPPEPNSRNQRRRAVRAAESLTTIPEPAFAQLPEAPTHAPHIEKVEAAGTSGFTPEPQRKASQSHKRPLATLDLPPLQKRLQRGKVSQKTAFLQEEEDDPTERPGKKEVVVMPGPGKRKRDQAEEEGILSRSLRRTKPNQESTAPKVLFTGVVDVRGERAVLALGGSLASSVAEASHLVTDRIRRTVKFLCALGRGIPILSLDWLHQSRKAGCFLPPDEYVVTDPEQEENFGFSLRDALSRARERRLLEGYEIHVTPGVQPPPLQMGEIISCCGGTVLPSMPRSYKPQRVVITCSQDFPRCAIPSRVGLPILSPEFLLTGVLKQEAKPEAFVLSALEMSST, encoded by the exons ATGATGGAGGACACCCAGGCTATTAACTGGGAGgttgaagaagaggaggagacagagagacccaGTGAATCCTTGGGGTGTAGCTTGGCGCCCGTAGGGCGACTGCGTATCTTCAGTAGTGCCCATGGACCAGAAAAAG ATTTCCCACTCTACCTCGGGAAGAATGTGGTAGGCCGAATGCCTGATTGCTCTGTGGCCCTGCCCTTTCCATCCATCTCCAAACAACATGCAGTGATTGAAATCCTGGCCTGGGGCAAGGCACCTATCCTCCGGGATTCTGGGAGCCTCAATGGGACTCAAATCCTGAGGCCTCCTAAGGTCCTGAGCCCTGGGGTGAGTCATCGTCTGAGAGACCAGGAGTTAATTCTCTTTGCTGACTTGCTCTGCCAGTACCATCGCCTGGATGCCCCCCTGCCCTTTGTCTCTCGGGGCCCTCTAACTGTAGAGGAGACACCCAAGGTACAGGGAGGAACTCATCCCCGGGGGCTCCTGTTGGCTGAGGACTCAGAGGAGGAAGTAG ATCCTCTTTCTGAAAGGCATGTGGTGAAAGAACCAAGGACCACATCTTCTTCTTTGGCAACAGTAGTTCCAGAGAG TGATGAAGAGGGGCCTTCCCCTGCCCCAGGTGGCCCTGGGCCACCTTTTGCCTTCAACTTGGACAGTGACACAGATGAGGAAGAAAGTCAGCAACCAGCAACAGGGGAGGCCTTCTCAGCTGCCATGACAGATGCCACTGTAGAGACAGAACCGCCTAAAGCCATCACAACTGAAATCCAGCTTGAAAAGGATCAGTGTTCAGTGGAGGAAAGGGACAATGCCACAAAAGTCAAGAGGGATGCAAGGAATGAAGTGGTTCCAGTTGGAGTGATTCTGGAGAGGACCCAACCTGCTGAGGAGGACAGTGACACAGATGTGGATGATGAGAGCAGGCCTCCAGGAAGGCCAGCCGAAGTCCATTTGGAAAGTGCCCAGCCTTCTGGCTTCATGGACAGTGATACTGATGTGGAAGAAGAGGGGATCCCCACGACCCCAGCTGTAGTTCCTATGAAGAAGAGGCAAGTCTTCCATGGAGATGATGCAAAGAGTCCTGGGGCACCTGGCTTGGCGAATCTGCAGGAGAGCCCAGCTGGTAGTGATACAGATGTGGAGGAGGGCGAGGCCCTACTAACGGTCCCTCTGGAGAGAAGCCAAGCCTCCATGGTGATCGATAGCAATACAGATGATGAGGAAGAAGTCTCAGCAGCACTCACTTTGGCACGTCTGAAAGAGAGCCGAACCCTTACCTGGCACAGAGATACAGATGTGGAAGAGGACAAGGCCCAACCTGTGGTCCTTCTGGAGCAAAGCCAAACCTCCGCCAGGAGAGACAGTGACAcagatgtggaggaggaggggccccCAGTGGAAAAGAGAGGCACTGTCCCCAAGGATTGCACAGACAAAGCACATTCAGAAAAGAGCCAGCCTCCTCTTGGGGACAGTGATATAGAGATGGAGGAAGATAAGAGCTCACCTGCAGTCCACCTGGAGAGAAGTGAAGCCTCTGCCACAGTGGACGTCAACACACAAGTGAAGGAGGAAGTCCTACCAGGGCCAGCTGTTACACCTCTGGAGAAGCATCAGGTGCCTGTGGCGTGGACAAATCAAACAGATGTGGAAGCAGACAGGGGCCCAGCAAAGCTGCCTATGGTGTGTCTAGAGGAAGCCCAGCCTCCTCCAGTTGGGGACTGTGAGATCACATCCTTAAATGCCTCAGCAGTGACAGATGTAAGAAAGAGCCAGTTTCCCACAGGAGGGGATGCTGGGACGGAATGGGCTGTGGCTGTTCTTGAGCAGGAGAGAGCTCCTGAGGCGGGGGCCCAGGGTGGGTCACCTGTGGCACTAGTGGAGCAGGGCCTTCTCCCTGTCTCAAGGGAAAACCTAACAGATCTGGTGGTGGACACAGGCACTCCAGGGGAACCCACCCAGCCACGGAGAGAGGGAGCCCAGACCcccaaagaagggaagagagaaccACGTATGGATGGGACCAAGGACTCTGCAGATGCCCGTGATG ttctaaaggctgagaagtccacgaTCAAGGTGCCAGCgtattcagtgtctg ATTCTGAAGATCTAGACCTACAGGCTACCCAGTGCTTTGTGGAGAAAGAGGGTCAGAGCCTGGAAG CAGTCCAGAGCACGGAGGATGAACCTACCCAGGCCTTCCTGTTAAGTCCACCCCAAGAGCCTGGCCCTTCCCGTTGCAGCTTCCAGGCCGAAG aaaaaaatgccATATTAAGTCAGACCTATGGAGCAACTAGTCTAGCATCGTTTTTAAAGAGGCTACCGAGAGAGCTTTTATATGAAG GTGCCCTGGATGAGCTGTGGGAGGTCTTGGCTACACAGCCATACTGTCCAAGAGAATCTGAGGCCTCTGAGACCCAGCCCATTGCCGCCCACCTTGAGGCCCATGGATCTTGCCCCTCACCACCTAGGGCAACACCAGGAGAACAACATCCAGAGAGCCCAGTTCATGCAGAGCCACTGGGGATTCAAGGAAGAGGGATGCAGACTGTGGAGAAAGACATGG ACCACTTGAATTGCAAGATGCCACCTGCTGAGAAGGCTTCTAGG GGTGATCAGGAATCCCCAGAGGCGTGTCTGCCTCCTGCAGTGACTGAAGCCTCAGCCCCACTCCAAAACCCCCTCATGTCTCAGAGCCAAAAACATCCTACACCTCAGCCTCTGCCTTCCTTAGAGCTGCCCATTCCCAGGGCCAGGCAAAATGGGAGTCAGGGAGCCCCAGAGATTCCTCCCTCAGAGCTGGAGCCTCTGCATCCAAAACCCAAAGTCAGGCCCCGGGGGTCCTCCAGGATGTTACCCTCTCCAGTGTCTTCTATAGCCCCTGAGTCCCACCCTACCACCCCCACAGACCAGCCTGTCAGCCCTGAGCCCACATCTCGGGCCACTCGGAGCAGAACATACAGGTCTTCTGAAATGACCCCTGCACCAGTTGTCCCCACAGCACCTGAGCTGCAATCTTCCACCTCCAAAGACCAGCCTGTCACCGCTAAGCTCACATCTCGGGCCACTCGGGGAAGGACACATAGGTCCTCTGTCAAGTCCCCTGAACCAGTTGTCCCCACAGCCCCTGAGCTCCAGCCTTCCACCTCTAAAGACCAGCCTGTCACTCCTGAGCCCACATCTCGGGGCAGGACACATAGATCTTCTGTCAAGGCCCCTGAGCAAGTTGTCCCTACAGCTCCTGAGCTGCAACCTTCCACCTCCAAAGACCAGTCTGTCATCCCCACACCCACATCCCGGGCCACTCGGGGCAGGACACATAGGTCCTCTGTCAAGACCCCTGAACCAGTTGTCCCCACAGCCCCTGAGTTCCAGCCTCCTACCCCCACAGACCAACCTGTCACTCTTGAGCTCATATCTCGGGCCACTCGGGGCAGAACACACAGAGCCTCTGTGAAGACTCCTGAACCAGTTGTCCccacagctcctgagctgcagcctcCCACCTCCAAAGACCAGTCTGGCATCTTAACACCCACATCTCGGGCCACTCGGGGCAGAACACATAGGTTCTCTGTCAAGTCCCCTGAACCAATTGTCCCCATAGCCCCTGAGCTTCAGCCTTCTACCCCCACAGACCAATCTGTCGCTAGTGAGCCCACATCTGGCACCACTCAGGGCAGGACACATAGGTCTTCTGTCAAGACCCCTGAACTAGTTGTACCCACAGGTCCTGAGTTCCAGCCTTCCACTTCCATAAACCAACTTGTCACCCCCAAACCCACATCTCAGCCAAGGACACATAGGTCTTCTGTCAAGACCCCCGAACCAATTGTTCCCACAACCTCAGAGCTCCAGCCTTCCACCCCCACAGACCAACCTGTCACCCCCAAACCCACATCCCGGGCCACTCGGGGCAGAAAACATAGGTCTGTCAACACCTCTGAACCGATTGTCCCCACAGCCCCTGAGCTCCAGCCTTCCACCCCCACAGACAAACCTGTCACCCGCAAGCCCACATCTCGGGCCACTCGGGGCAGAACACATAGGTCTTCTGTCAAGACACCCGAACCAATTGTCCCCACAGCCCCTGAGCTCCAGCCTTCTACCCCCACAGACAAACCTGTCACCTGCAAACCCACATCTCGGGCCACTCGGGGCAGAAAACATAGGTCTTCTGTCAAGACCCCCAAACCAATTGTCCCCACAGCCTCACAGCTCCAGCCTTCCACCCCGACAGACCAATCTGTTACCCCTGAGTCCACAACTCAGGACATTCGGGGCAGAAAACATAGGTCCTCTGTCAAGACTCCCCAACCAATGGAACCCACAGCCCCTGGCCATGAACCTCCCAGCCATACAGACCAGCCTGTCACCCCTGAAGCCATAGCTCCGGCTAGTCAGAGCAGGACACTAAGGACTTCTATAATAAGTGCTGTGCCAGTTCCTACCACCCCTGAATTCCGGTCTCCTGTCCCCACAGACCAGCCTATTCCCCCTGAGACCATCCCTCAAGCCAATTGCAGCAGGAGGCCAAGGGCCACTAGGAAGCAGGGGTCCCCCACAGCTCCCATTGTCCATGAACCCTGCTCTGCACCCCCTGAACCTAACTCGAGGAACCAAAGACGAAGAGCAGTGAGAGCAGCTGAGTCCCTTACAACCATTCCTGAGCCTGCCTTTGCCCAGCTTCCTGAGGCGCCCACTCATGCTCCCCACATCGAAAAGGTAGAGGCAGCAGGTACATCTGGGTTCACCCCAGAGCCCCAGCGTAAGGCCTCTCAAAGCCACAAGAGGCCTTTAGCTACCCTGGATTTACCCCCACTTCAAAAACGGCTCCAAAGAGGGAAAGTCTCCCAGAAGACAGCGTTCctccaggaagaggaagatgatCCCACAGAGAGACCAGGGAAGAAAGAG GTTGTAGTGATGCCAGgaccaggcaagagaaagagagaccaagCAGAAGAAGAGGGAATACTGAGCCGCAGCCTCCGAAGAACCAAACCTAATCAAGAGTCCACAGCCCCcaaa GTGCTCTTCACAGGAGTGGTGGATGTTCGAGGAGAGCGGGCAGTACTGGCCCTGGGGGGAAGTCTGGCCAGCTCAGTGGCAGAGGCTTCCCACCTGGTGACTGATCGAATCCGCCGGACGGTCAAGTTCCTGTGTGCCCTGGGGCGGGGGATCCCCATCCTCTCCCTGGACTGGCTGCACCAG TCCCGCAAAGCTGGTTGCTTCTTGCCACCGGATGAATACGTGGTGACCGATCCTGAGCAGGAAGAGAACTTTGGCTTCAGCCTTCGGGATGCTCTGAGCCGAGCTCGGGAGCGAAGGCTGCTGGAG GGCTATGAGATTCATGTGACCCCTGGAGTCCAGCCACCTCCACTTCAGATGGGAGAGATCATCAGCTGCTGTGGAGGCACTGTCCTACCCAGCATGCCCCGGTCCTATAAG CCTCAGAGAGTTGTGATCACATGCTCCCAGGACTTCCCCCGATGCGCCATTCCATCTCGGGTCGGGCTGCCCATCCTCTCACCTGAGTTCCTGCTGACAGGAGTGCTGAAGCAGGAAGCCAAGCCAGAGGCCTTCGTCCTCTCCGCTTTGGAAATGTCATCCACCTGA